The segment TTTTTGTGTCGATCGAGGCTGGCATCGGCTGGTTCTTAGGCGGATTAGTTTACGCTGCGTTTTCTTCTTACGCGCATCAACTCCAGCATGAGAATCCGACGAAATGTTTTTGGATGAAGATGCCTGTGCATTATGTGCATCACAAATATGGCATGTGGCATCACAACTTTGGCTTAGCTGTCGATTGGTGGGATCATGTATTTGGAACTTATAAACTCGTCGATTGGTTAACAGAGCAAGAATTGAGCCAACCGGAACGGGGATATTTAGAACTGCGTTGGCGGTAGGGTTGAAGCGAGTGAACTTAGTACAGCGTTAGTATTCCAAGATTGGGATCTGCGCTGAACTGAATCATGTCTTCGTAGTGCGATCGCAAAATCTCTTCAATTTGGTGAGTTGGGCAATTTCCTCGTCGAATCCAAATTACCTTGGGTGGAAATCCTTGCAAGGTAATCAACTCACTGAAATCTGAGTCTCTAGTGACAACTGTGAAATGATTCTGCTCCGCATATTGCCAGAGGATGCGATCGTCTGCTTGATCCAGTCC is part of the Leptolyngbya boryana PCC 6306 genome and harbors:
- a CDS encoding sterol desaturase family protein, translated to MIGKIAIGVACFAIAFVLASLVEYWVHRLMHKPYKLGERHRDHHRRNEGQGVIWEFFDYLKGTILIMGLLFFVSIEAGIGWFLGGLVYAAFSSYAHQLQHENPTKCFWMKMPVHYVHHKYGMWHHNFGLAVDWWDHVFGTYKLVDWLTEQELSQPERGYLELRWR
- a CDS encoding DUF5615 family PIN-like protein — encoded protein: MKLLFDQNLSPRLVQRLADLYPDSQHVSFLGLDQADDRILWQYAEQNHFTVVTRDSDFSELITLQGFPPKVIWIRRGNCPTHQIEEILRSHYEDMIQFSADPNLGILTLY